The Acidobacteriota bacterium sequence AGTGGCGCAGCTATCTGCGAAAAAATCGGATCGCGGCCGGAACGGTCACAGCCGTCGAGGCGGATTTTTCGCCGAATGCGATCGCGCTCATGCTGGCGCTGATTGAAACCGGCTACATCGCGGTCCCGCTGACCTCTTCCGTCGCTGCGAAAAAGGCCGAGTTCATGGCGATTTCTGGAGTCGAGGCATTACTCGAACTTGATGCGCGTGATGAGGCGCGGCTTACACCTTTCGAGCGACCCGAAGCGCACGAAATCGTGCAACGGCTCCGTAAGCGCGGGCATCCTGGGCTGGTTCTATTTTCCTCCGGCTCGACGGGGCAGAGCAAGGCAACGGTCCACGATATCGTTGGGATGCTCGCCAAGTTCAAAGTCCGCCGGCATGCCCGACGCGCCATCACGTTCCTGCTTTACGACCACATCGGCGGCTTTAACACGATGCTCTATCAGCTCTCGAATGCGGGATGCATTGTGACAGTGCAGGGTCGCGATCCCGACAGCGTGTTGCGGGCGGTCGAACGGCACAAAGTGGAACTACTCCCCACTTCGCCGACGTTCATGAACCTTATTCTTTTAAGCGAAGCCCATCACCGCTACGATTTGTCGTCCTTAAAAATCGTCAGTTACGGGACGGAGCCAATGCCCGAGAGCACGCTGCGCCGGTTCCATCAGGCGCTACCCAACGTCGAGCTCCAACAGACCTACGGACTGTCGGAAGTAGGTATCTTGCGTTCGAAATCACGCTCGTCGGATTCACTTTGGGTCAGGCTGGGGGGCGAAGGTTTTCAGACTCGCGTGGTGGACGACATCCTCCAAATCAAGGCGGAATCTGCGATGCTCGGCTATCTCAACGCGCCAAACCCGTTCACCGACGACGGCTGGTTTAATACTGGCGACAAGGTCGAAGTCGACGGTGATTATTTCCGAATCCTCGGGCGGCAGTCTGATATTATTAATGTCGGCGGCCAGAAAGTTTACCCGGCGCAAGTCGAAAGTGTCGTCCAGGAAATGCCGGAAGTCGCAGAGGTATCAGTCTACGGCGAGAAAAACGCCATCATGGGCCAGATACCGTGTGCCGCGATTCGGCTCCGGCAACCACGCGATGTGCGAGAGTTCCATCGCGAGCTTAGACGATTTTGCCGCCATCGCCTTCAGGAGTTTCAGATTCCGGTTCGAGTGAGGCTGGTGGAAAGTGCGATGCACGGAGGACGATTCAAAAAGAATCGCCGAGAATACGTTGCGGGCTAATGAAGTTCCAGCCAGACAGCATTGCGAGGGTTCACGAGGAAATGGCGCTCGTCAAAGCTCAATCGATCGGCGGCTTTTTTACGAACTATTTCCGCCAGCAAATCGTGGGATCACAGATTCTCAGTGCCGCAACGGCGCGGACAGTCTTATTGCTAAATGATGAGCACGAGTTTTTTCGGCTCTATTTTTTTACGACTGATTTAGCCGACCTCGGGCAAACTCTGCATGAGGTAAAGTTTCCACGTGAGGTAGTCGCTGGTTACTTTACAAAGGCGGCTGACGAAGCGGCTGACGAAACGGTAGCCGCCGCCTTTCAACAAGCCGGGTTCAGTCCCATCGCTACTTACCGTCGCATGATAACTTATCGATTGCCTCCACTGCGACCGAATCCTGCGCTGGAATTCGCACTGCCCGCCGACGTCGATCAGCTTTACGACGGGCTTTTCCAAAGCTTCAATAAATACACCGATCACCTGCCCACGAAGCACCGCTTACGCGATTACGTTGAAAAGCAGTGGGTCATCGTCAACCGCGATGTGGGTCGGATCCGCGGAGCAGTGTGCTTCCAGCTTGAAGGGCCACGGGTGAACTACAATTACATCTACAATCTCAGCGGGAACGCTCTGGATTTTTTGCGACTGCAAAGCAATTTCTATGGCGTAATGCATCAGCGCGGCATTCACGCGGGGTTTCTCTGGATCAATCAGACCGAAACCCGTCTCGCTGCGCTGCATGAATCAATGGGCTGGCGCTTTGACGGGCTTAACGATTGTTTTTACCTTCGGTCTTTGGCCGGCTGAAAAGGCCCTGTGGACTCGATGATACAATGAAGGACGTTACTCAGGACAATGTTCGGGACTTTCTCTTGACGAGATATT is a genomic window containing:
- a CDS encoding AMP-dependent synthetase, which codes for WRSYLRKNRIAAGTVTAVEADFSPNAIALMLALIETGYIAVPLTSSVAAKKAEFMAISGVEALLELDARDEARLTPFERPEAHEIVQRLRKRGHPGLVLFSSGSTGQSKATVHDIVGMLAKFKVRRHARRAITFLLYDHIGGFNTMLYQLSNAGCIVTVQGRDPDSVLRAVERHKVELLPTSPTFMNLILLSEAHHRYDLSSLKIVSYGTEPMPESTLRRFHQALPNVELQQTYGLSEVGILRSKSRSSDSLWVRLGGEGFQTRVVDDILQIKAESAMLGYLNAPNPFTDDGWFNTGDKVEVDGDYFRILGRQSDIINVGGQKVYPAQVESVVQEMPEVAEVSVYGEKNAIMGQIPCAAIRLRQPRDVREFHRELRRFCRHRLQEFQIPVRVRLVESAMHGGRFKKNRREYVAG